One Methylosinus sp. C49 DNA segment encodes these proteins:
- the surE gene encoding 5'/3'-nucleotidase SurE has protein sequence MRILITNDDGIHGAGLALAERVARSLTDDVFVVAPESEQSGVAHSLSINDPLRLREISSRHFAVKGTPTDCVIMGVRKLLADRPPDLILSGVNSGQNLAEDVSYSGTIAGAIEGTLLGIPSIALSQVYDFFAGRRHIHWACAEAHAADVIRKLVAAGIPPGVLMNVNFPNCQPEEVKGVAVTMQGQRSNDLMHIEDRKDGRGIPYYWICFRRGNFTPGPGTDLEAVEANKISVTPLRLDFTDHPTLTRLSAAFE, from the coding sequence ATGCGCATCCTCATCACCAATGACGACGGAATCCATGGCGCCGGCCTGGCGCTGGCCGAGCGCGTCGCGCGCAGCCTCACCGACGATGTCTTCGTCGTCGCGCCGGAGAGCGAGCAATCGGGCGTCGCGCATTCGCTCTCCATCAATGATCCGCTGCGTCTGCGCGAAATCTCCTCGCGGCATTTCGCCGTCAAGGGCACGCCGACCGATTGCGTCATCATGGGCGTGCGCAAGCTGCTCGCCGACAGACCGCCGGATCTCATTCTCTCCGGCGTCAACTCGGGCCAGAATCTCGCCGAGGACGTCAGCTATTCCGGCACCATCGCCGGCGCCATAGAGGGCACGCTGCTCGGCATTCCCTCCATCGCGCTCTCGCAGGTCTATGATTTCTTCGCCGGACGCCGCCACATTCATTGGGCCTGCGCGGAGGCTCATGCGGCCGACGTCATCCGCAAGCTCGTCGCGGCGGGCATTCCGCCGGGCGTGCTGATGAATGTCAATTTTCCCAATTGCCAGCCGGAAGAGGTGAAAGGCGTCGCCGTCACCATGCAGGGCCAACGCTCCAACGATCTGATGCATATAGAGGATCGCAAGGACGGTCGCGGCATTCCCTATTATTGGATATGCTTTCGGCGCGGCAATTTCACGCCGGGGCCGGGCACCGACCTCGAGGCGGTGGAGGCGAATAAGATTTCGGTGACGCCCCTGCGTCTCGATTTCACCGACCATCCGACCTTGACGCGGCTCTCCGCCGCATTCGAATAG
- the serS gene encoding serine--tRNA ligase — protein sequence MHDIKFIRDNAEAFDNGRRRRNLAPLSESLFALDDARRAAIAALQAAQEQRNAASKEIGLAMREKDAARAEALRAEVAKLKEDFPQLEQAEREASAALDKALSEIPNTPLDQVPEGKDEHDNVEVLLWGEPRKFDFAPKEHFDIGEGLKLMDFESAAKLSGARFVVNKGGIARLERALAQFMLDLHTGEHGYTEVAPPLLVRDDAMFGTAQLPKFRDDQFSVTAGRGDGQSDEPASEYWLVPTAEVPLTNLVRESILDESQLPLRFTAGTYCFRAEAGAAGRDTRGMIRQHQFYKVELVSITTPEQSLEEHERMTGCAEKVLQLLELPYRKVTLCTGDMGFASQKTYDLEVWLPGQGKYREISSCSVCGDFQARRMNARFRPAEGKATRFVHTLNGSGVAVGRALVAVLENYQEADGSVTVPTVLRPYMGGLERIAAAR from the coding sequence ATGCACGACATCAAATTCATTCGCGATAATGCGGAAGCTTTCGACAATGGCCGCCGCCGCCGCAACCTCGCGCCTCTGTCGGAAAGTCTCTTCGCGCTCGACGACGCGCGCCGCGCGGCGATCGCGGCTTTGCAAGCGGCGCAGGAGCAACGCAACGCGGCCTCCAAGGAAATCGGCCTCGCGATGCGCGAGAAGGACGCCGCCCGCGCCGAGGCGCTGAGGGCGGAAGTCGCCAAGCTGAAGGAGGACTTTCCGCAGCTCGAGCAGGCCGAGCGCGAGGCGAGCGCCGCGCTGGACAAGGCGCTGTCGGAGATTCCCAACACGCCGCTCGACCAAGTGCCGGAAGGCAAGGACGAGCACGACAATGTCGAGGTTCTGCTCTGGGGCGAGCCGCGCAAATTCGACTTTGCGCCGAAAGAGCATTTTGACATCGGCGAAGGGTTGAAGCTCATGGATTTCGAGAGCGCCGCCAAGCTCTCTGGCGCGCGCTTCGTCGTGAACAAGGGCGGGATCGCGCGGCTGGAGCGCGCGCTCGCGCAATTCATGCTCGATCTGCATACGGGCGAGCACGGCTATACCGAGGTGGCGCCGCCGCTGCTGGTGCGCGACGACGCCATGTTCGGCACGGCGCAATTGCCGAAATTCCGCGACGATCAGTTTTCCGTGACGGCGGGTCGCGGCGACGGACAATCGGACGAGCCGGCGAGCGAATATTGGCTCGTGCCAACGGCGGAAGTCCCGCTCACCAATCTCGTGCGCGAATCGATCCTCGACGAGTCGCAGCTCCCTCTGCGCTTTACCGCCGGCACCTATTGCTTCCGCGCCGAGGCGGGCGCTGCGGGGCGAGACACGCGCGGCATGATCCGCCAGCATCAGTTCTACAAGGTCGAGCTTGTCTCCATCACAACGCCCGAGCAATCGCTCGAGGAGCATGAGCGCATGACCGGCTGCGCGGAGAAAGTGCTGCAATTGCTCGAGCTGCCCTATCGCAAGGTGACGCTCTGCACCGGGGACATGGGCTTCGCCTCGCAGAAAACTTACGACCTCGAGGTGTGGCTGCCGGGGCAGGGGAAATATCGTGAGATTTCCTCCTGCTCGGTCTGCGGCGATTTCCAGGCCCGGCGCATGAACGCTCGCTTCCGCCCCGCCGAGGGCAAGGCGACGCGCTTCGTGCATACGCTCAACGGCTCGGGCGTCGCCGTCGGCCGCGCGCTGGTCGCGGTGCTGGAGAATTATCAGGAGGCGGACGGCTCCGTCACAGTGCCGACGGTCCTGCGCCCCTATATGGGCGGGCTGGAGCGAATCGCCGCGGCGCGGTAG
- the tatC gene encoding twin-arginine translocase subunit TatC, with translation MTDADIDATKAPLLEHLMELRERLIRALLAFLGAFILAFFFAKDIYNILVVPYTMAAGPEAKLIYTAPQEYFFTQIKVAMFAAAFISCPIVIGQLYAFVAPGLYRHERQAFRPYLVATPVFFALGAIVVYFLVMPNLLHFFISMQQANEPGKAQIELLPRVSEYLSLIMTLVLAFGVVFQLPVALTLLGQIGIVSSKFLSEKRRYAIVLVFIVAAILTPPDVFSQLALAVPGLLLYEASIISVRWIEKKRAAAEEQQAAG, from the coding sequence ATGACCGACGCCGACATCGACGCCACCAAGGCGCCGCTCCTCGAGCATTTGATGGAGCTGCGCGAGCGGCTGATCCGCGCGCTGCTGGCGTTTCTGGGCGCCTTCATCCTGGCCTTCTTCTTCGCCAAGGATATCTACAATATCCTGGTCGTGCCCTATACGATGGCGGCGGGGCCGGAGGCCAAGCTCATCTACACGGCGCCGCAGGAATATTTCTTCACGCAGATCAAAGTGGCGATGTTCGCCGCGGCCTTTATTTCCTGTCCGATCGTCATCGGACAGCTCTACGCTTTCGTCGCGCCCGGTCTCTATCGCCACGAGCGGCAGGCGTTTCGTCCCTATCTCGTCGCTACGCCGGTGTTTTTCGCGCTGGGCGCGATCGTCGTCTATTTCCTGGTCATGCCCAATCTGCTGCATTTCTTCATTTCGATGCAGCAGGCCAATGAGCCGGGGAAGGCGCAGATCGAGCTGCTGCCGCGCGTGTCGGAATATCTGTCGCTCATCATGACGCTGGTGCTCGCCTTCGGCGTCGTCTTCCAGCTGCCGGTGGCGCTGACTCTGCTCGGCCAGATCGGCATCGTCTCGTCGAAATTTTTGTCCGAGAAGCGTCGCTATGCGATCGTGCTGGTGTTCATCGTGGCCGCGATCTTGACGCCGCCCGACGTCTTCAGCCAGCTGGCGCTCGCCGTGCCGGGCCTGCTGCTCTATGAGGCGTCGATCATTTCCGTGCGCTGGATCGAGAAGAAGCGCGCGGCGGCCGAGGAACAGCAAGCCGCGGGTTGA
- a CDS encoding twin-arginine translocase subunit TatB encodes MFDLDPGKLIVIGIVALVAIPTKDLPRVLRQIGQITGRMRRMASEFQGQFMDAMREADLAEVHKNLKSEVDSAFAGVGDVAFDPLKQAREQIVGAIEGPPAPPQEGEAKAAESDVAAESHGAPAVEAQAEVHAASEPAASEPATASGAETTPESQPK; translated from the coding sequence ATGTTCGATCTCGATCCCGGAAAGCTGATCGTCATCGGCATCGTCGCGCTCGTCGCGATTCCGACCAAGGACCTGCCGCGCGTATTGCGTCAGATCGGCCAGATCACCGGGCGCATGCGTCGCATGGCGTCCGAGTTCCAAGGCCAATTCATGGATGCGATGCGCGAGGCCGATCTCGCCGAGGTCCACAAAAACTTGAAGAGCGAGGTCGATTCGGCCTTCGCCGGCGTCGGCGACGTGGCCTTCGATCCGCTCAAGCAGGCCCGCGAGCAGATCGTCGGCGCGATCGAAGGCCCGCCCGCTCCGCCGCAAGAGGGTGAGGCCAAGGCGGCCGAGAGCGACGTCGCCGCCGAGAGTCATGGGGCGCCGGCCGTCGAAGCGCAGGCCGAGGTCCACGCCGCGAGCGAGCCGGCCGCGAGCGAGCCGGCGACCGCGAGCGGAGCCGAGACGACGCCCGAAAGCCAGCCGAAATGA
- a CDS encoding twin-arginine translocase TatA/TatE family subunit — translation MGGLSIWHWIIVGGVAFILFGGRFKISDVMGDVAKGIKAFKKGLADDDAEAKAEEPAKSLEHQPLASQTTLHADKTAEAKKA, via the coding sequence ATGGGCGGTCTGTCGATCTGGCATTGGATTATCGTCGGCGGCGTGGCCTTCATCCTGTTCGGCGGCCGCTTCAAGATTTCCGACGTCATGGGCGACGTCGCCAAGGGCATAAAGGCCTTCAAGAAAGGCCTCGCCGACGACGACGCCGAGGCGAAGGCCGAGGAGCCGGCGAAATCGCTGGAGCACCAGCCGCTCGCGAGCCAGACCACGCTTCACGCCGATAAGACGGCCGAAGCGAAAAAGGCCTGA
- the scpB gene encoding SMC-Scp complex subunit ScpB, which translates to MARALRPVQLFEDDANPDHEAASLREASRIAEALLFAASEPLDETEIARRLPDGTNVEAVLARLKQDYADRGVTLTRAGHKWFFRTAADLGWVLAREQVEQKKLSRAALETLAIVAYHQPVTRAEIEDIRGVAVAKGTLDVLLETGWIRLRGRRRAPGRPLTYGTTDSFLMQFGLEQIGDLPGLDELKGAGLFDGRLPKGFDVPQPTDDATLKEDEDPLEGDAEAALEMDFLQEPDAPEEPEPVEE; encoded by the coding sequence TTGGCGCGAGCCTTGCGACCCGTCCAACTGTTCGAAGACGACGCTAACCCAGATCATGAGGCGGCGTCGCTGCGCGAGGCCTCCCGCATCGCCGAGGCGCTGCTTTTTGCGGCCAGCGAGCCGCTCGACGAGACGGAGATCGCCCGCCGCCTGCCCGACGGAACCAATGTCGAGGCCGTGCTGGCGCGGCTGAAGCAGGATTACGCCGACCGCGGCGTGACGCTGACCCGCGCCGGCCACAAATGGTTTTTCCGCACCGCGGCCGATCTCGGCTGGGTGCTGGCGCGCGAGCAGGTGGAGCAGAAGAAGCTGTCCCGCGCCGCGCTGGAGACGCTCGCCATCGTCGCCTATCACCAGCCGGTGACGCGCGCTGAGATCGAGGACATAAGAGGCGTCGCCGTGGCCAAGGGCACGCTCGACGTGCTGCTGGAAACCGGGTGGATTCGCCTGCGCGGCCGTCGCCGCGCGCCGGGGCGTCCGCTCACCTATGGCACGACCGACAGCTTTCTCATGCAATTCGGCCTCGAGCAGATCGGCGATCTGCCCGGCCTCGACGAGCTGAAAGGCGCCGGCCTCTTCGATGGCCGGCTGCCCAAGGGCTTCGACGTGCCGCAGCCGACCGACGACGCCACGCTCAAGGAGGACGAGGATCCGCTGGAGGGCGACGCGGAGGCGGCGCTCGAGATGGATTTTCTGCAGGAGCCGGACGCGCCGGAAGAGCCGGAGCCGGTCGAGGAATAG
- a CDS encoding ScpA family protein gives MAQDLAFDIAGEHERAEAEPAFLVDVDGFEGPLDLLLELARRQKVDLARISILALAEQYLAFVEEARRVRLELAADYLVMAAWLAYLKSRLLLPEQPKTGEEPSAAELAAALADRLRRLEAIRAASDKLQERARLGRDMFLRGGPEGIETKTNSTFTASLYDLLSAYARQRQKQAISKVTLRQRNVWSLAEARETLERLAGIAAQWTALDDYLLAFCVDIQTARTVRASSFSASLEMVREGRFDIRQDRAFAPIWLRRRDAELDREPSGSLSEASEP, from the coding sequence ATGGCGCAGGATTTGGCTTTCGACATCGCCGGAGAACATGAGCGAGCGGAGGCGGAGCCCGCCTTCCTCGTCGATGTCGACGGCTTCGAAGGCCCGCTCGACCTGCTGCTGGAGCTCGCCCGCCGCCAGAAGGTCGATCTCGCTCGCATTTCCATTCTGGCGCTGGCCGAGCAATATCTCGCCTTCGTCGAGGAGGCGCGGCGCGTCCGGCTGGAGCTGGCCGCCGATTATCTGGTGATGGCCGCCTGGCTCGCATATCTGAAATCGCGCCTGCTGCTGCCGGAGCAGCCCAAGACGGGCGAGGAGCCGTCCGCCGCGGAGCTGGCCGCTGCGCTCGCCGATCGCTTGCGCCGGCTGGAGGCGATCCGTGCGGCGTCGGACAAGCTTCAGGAGCGCGCGCGGCTCGGCCGCGACATGTTCCTGCGCGGCGGGCCGGAGGGCATAGAGACCAAGACGAACTCGACCTTCACGGCCAGCCTCTATGATCTTCTGTCGGCCTACGCCCGCCAAAGGCAGAAGCAGGCGATCTCCAAGGTCACGCTGCGCCAGCGCAACGTCTGGTCGCTGGCGGAGGCGCGCGAGACCTTGGAGCGGCTCGCCGGAATCGCGGCCCAATGGACCGCGCTCGACGATTATCTTTTGGCTTTTTGTGTGGATATTCAAACCGCGCGCACCGTCCGCGCCTCGTCTTTTTCCGCTTCGCTGGAAATGGTGCGGGAAGGGCGGTTCGACATTCGCCAGGACCGCGCCTTCGCGCCGATCTGGCTGCGGCGGCGAGATGCGGAACTGGACCGCGAGCCTTCTGGCTCATTGAGCGAAGCCTCGGAGCCGTGA
- the nagZ gene encoding beta-N-acetylhexosaminidase: MTRAFICGCAGLVLSQEEKSFLREAQPWGAILFKRNVASREQLSALTAEIRVALGTDAPILVDQEGGRVQRLGPPVWRAYPAAAAFERLGLPAEETAALVRLGARLIAHDLREVGIDVDCLPVLDTPVDGSHNIIGDRAYSRVPTEIARLGRAAAEGLLDGGVLPVIKHIPGHGRARADSHLELPIVEASRAELEAQDFIPFRADADLPLGMTAHVVYRAIDPELPGTLSKAVIEGIIRSLIGFDGLLMTDDLSMKALSGGFRARAEGAIAAGCDVVLHCNGDLAEARAVAEGAGELAGRALERAHAAKAKIAAPKEFDPVDGARQLDAALAAGV, translated from the coding sequence GTGACGCGCGCTTTCATCTGCGGCTGCGCCGGCCTCGTCCTCTCGCAGGAGGAGAAATCCTTCCTGCGCGAGGCGCAGCCCTGGGGCGCGATCCTGTTCAAGCGCAATGTCGCCTCGCGCGAGCAGCTTTCCGCCCTCACCGCGGAAATCCGCGTGGCGCTGGGAACGGACGCCCCGATTCTCGTCGATCAGGAGGGCGGGCGCGTCCAGCGTCTCGGCCCGCCGGTCTGGCGCGCCTATCCCGCCGCCGCCGCCTTCGAGAGGCTGGGGCTTCCCGCCGAGGAGACCGCCGCTCTTGTCCGGCTCGGCGCGCGGCTGATCGCCCATGATCTGCGTGAGGTCGGCATCGACGTCGATTGCCTGCCGGTTCTCGACACGCCGGTGGACGGCTCCCACAATATCATCGGCGACCGCGCCTATAGCCGCGTTCCCACCGAGATCGCGCGGCTCGGCCGCGCGGCGGCGGAGGGGCTGCTCGACGGCGGCGTGCTGCCGGTCATCAAGCATATCCCCGGCCATGGGCGCGCGCGTGCGGACAGCCATCTCGAGCTGCCTATCGTCGAGGCTTCCCGCGCCGAGCTGGAGGCGCAGGATTTCATTCCCTTCCGCGCCGACGCCGATCTGCCGCTCGGCATGACCGCCCATGTCGTCTATCGGGCCATCGATCCCGAGCTTCCGGGCACGCTCTCCAAAGCCGTGATCGAAGGGATCATTCGCTCCCTCATCGGCTTCGACGGCCTGCTGATGACCGATGATCTCTCGATGAAGGCGCTCTCCGGCGGCTTCCGTGCGCGCGCCGAGGGCGCGATCGCCGCCGGCTGCGATGTGGTCCTGCATTGCAACGGCGATCTCGCCGAAGCCCGCGCCGTGGCGGAAGGGGCGGGCGAACTCGCCGGCCGGGCTCTGGAGCGGGCGCACGCGGCCAAGGCGAAAATCGCCGCGCCGAAGGAATTCGATCCTGTGGACGGCGCCCGCCAGCTCGACGCGGCTCTTGCGGCCGGCGTCTGA
- a CDS encoding SPOR domain-containing protein, which produces MREATARGPSIDISEFERRLRGGEPQENQPGRSEAKSDPLAELARLLHGDEAAAAADPYGRVFADQQRREPSVSQRDRDVFDTAELRGALPPVSPSPRSPSPMSPSPMSPPPLSPAAQQQSQSDDYYAVRSPGEGQWAQQDQQDYLDYGVEDEPYDEPRERRGFFGALRDRLRPWHAVVALAGVGALSVGLALGHRGGVVAPQELATIKAPEGPAKVQPSTVAEAAAPQRGAAVLDRNQTAPVKKIVSKQEQPVDPAAAMRIVKLGDGPVDAPHEAAPAGGSNNPYGAEPRRVKTVSVRPDGTVIDRDAPTPAIARPVNVAPPARPPSLAARPSAVDAAAEPPTATPKGPAKPATTPKVAQPPRPKPAAPTAAAPEQTAALETAQPEAATGGNGGFAVQFGAAGSEDEARRLMQTVNSKYSAQLGGKRLGFRLAKVGEKSVYRVRAAGMSREAAVGVCEKVKASGGSCFVAAN; this is translated from the coding sequence ATGCGCGAGGCGACGGCCCGAGGGCCTTCCATCGACATCAGCGAGTTCGAGCGGCGCCTGCGTGGCGGCGAGCCGCAGGAGAATCAGCCGGGCAGGAGCGAGGCGAAGAGCGATCCGCTCGCCGAGCTGGCGCGGCTGCTGCACGGCGATGAAGCGGCCGCCGCGGCCGACCCTTACGGGCGAGTCTTCGCCGACCAGCAGCGCCGGGAGCCGTCTGTGAGCCAGAGAGACAGAGACGTTTTCGATACGGCCGAGCTGCGCGGCGCCTTGCCGCCGGTCTCGCCGTCGCCCAGGTCTCCTTCGCCCATGTCGCCTTCGCCCATGTCGCCGCCGCCGCTTTCGCCGGCGGCGCAGCAGCAGTCGCAGTCCGACGACTATTACGCCGTGCGCTCGCCCGGCGAGGGTCAGTGGGCGCAGCAGGATCAGCAGGATTATCTCGACTATGGCGTCGAGGACGAGCCCTATGACGAGCCGCGCGAGCGGAGGGGCTTTTTCGGCGCGCTGCGCGATCGGCTGCGGCCCTGGCATGCGGTCGTCGCGCTCGCCGGCGTCGGCGCGCTGAGCGTCGGCCTCGCTTTGGGCCATCGCGGCGGCGTCGTGGCCCCGCAGGAGCTGGCCACCATAAAGGCGCCGGAGGGGCCGGCCAAGGTGCAGCCCTCCACCGTGGCCGAAGCCGCCGCGCCCCAACGCGGCGCGGCCGTGCTCGATCGCAATCAGACCGCTCCGGTCAAGAAGATCGTCTCCAAGCAGGAGCAGCCGGTCGATCCGGCGGCGGCGATGCGCATCGTCAAGCTCGGCGACGGGCCGGTCGACGCGCCGCACGAGGCCGCCCCGGCCGGCGGCTCCAATAATCCCTATGGCGCCGAGCCGCGGCGGGTGAAGACCGTCTCGGTGCGCCCCGACGGCACCGTCATCGATCGCGACGCGCCGACGCCGGCGATCGCCCGTCCCGTCAATGTCGCGCCCCCGGCGCGGCCGCCGTCCCTCGCCGCCCGGCCGAGCGCCGTCGACGCCGCGGCCGAGCCGCCGACCGCGACGCCCAAAGGTCCAGCCAAGCCGGCGACGACCCCCAAGGTCGCGCAGCCGCCGCGTCCCAAGCCCGCCGCCCCGACGGCCGCCGCTCCCGAGCAGACCGCCGCGCTCGAAACGGCCCAACCGGAGGCCGCGACCGGCGGCAATGGCGGCTTCGCCGTGCAATTCGGCGCCGCCGGCTCCGAGGACGAGGCCCGTCGGCTGATGCAGACGGTGAACTCCAAATACAGCGCCCAGCTCGGGGGCAAGCGGCTCGGCTTCCGCCTGGCCAAGGTCGGCGAGAAGAGCGTCTATCGCGTCCGCGCCGCCGGCATGAGCCGCGAGGCCGCGGTCGGCGTCTGCGAGAAGGTCAAGGCCTCCGGCGGCTCCTGCTTCGTCGCCGCCAATTGA
- the argS gene encoding arginine--tRNA ligase has translation MNIFSDFHVTIAAILDSIKASGRLPETLDYSRFVVEPPKDAAHGDLATNAAMVFAKEAKVNFANPRQLAVEIAAALADLPNVAEAEVAGPGFINIRLKPSLYADVLRAVLNDCEAYGRPQGRGALTGKINVEYVSANPTGPMHVGHGRGAVFGDALANLLAFAGAEVTREYYINDAGAQVDVLARSAFLRYREALGETITIPEGLYPGDYLKTAGEALAKQYARELLDKSESEWLEPVKRAAIDAMMAMIRDDLAALDIRHEVFFSERSLHEKINGLSEIDKEINELRARGLVYDGRLPPPKGQLPDDWEDREQTLFRSTDFGDDVDRPLKKSDGSNTYFAADIAYHKSKIDRGFTTLVDVWGADHGGYVKRMTAAVAALSDNKVTLDVKLCQLVKLMRNGEPVKMSKRAGDFVTLREVVDEVGVDAVRFMMLYRKNDAPLEFDLAKVIEQSKDNAVFYVQYAHARAKSALRQALGAFPDLDLTPKALAAAPLDLLQDEGEIALAKAIAQYPRLIESAATAHEPHRIAFYLYDLASVFHSHWNKGKDRPQLRFVNADDRNSTYARMALVVSLTCVLASGSRLLGVSAPDEMR, from the coding sequence ATGAACATCTTCTCCGACTTCCACGTCACCATCGCCGCCATTCTCGATTCGATCAAGGCCTCCGGCCGCCTGCCGGAGACGCTGGATTATTCGCGTTTCGTCGTGGAGCCGCCCAAGGACGCCGCCCATGGCGATCTCGCCACCAACGCCGCCATGGTCTTCGCCAAGGAGGCCAAGGTCAATTTCGCCAATCCGCGCCAGCTCGCGGTGGAGATCGCGGCGGCTTTGGCCGATCTGCCCAATGTGGCCGAGGCCGAGGTCGCTGGGCCGGGCTTCATCAACATTCGCCTGAAGCCGAGCCTCTACGCCGATGTGCTGCGCGCCGTGCTGAACGACTGCGAAGCCTATGGAAGGCCGCAGGGCAGGGGGGCGCTCACGGGCAAGATCAATGTCGAATATGTCTCGGCCAATCCGACTGGGCCGATGCATGTCGGCCATGGCCGCGGCGCCGTGTTCGGCGATGCGCTGGCCAATCTCCTGGCCTTCGCGGGCGCGGAGGTGACGCGCGAATATTACATCAATGACGCCGGCGCGCAGGTCGATGTTCTCGCTCGCTCCGCCTTTCTGCGCTATCGCGAGGCGCTAGGCGAAACGATCACGATCCCCGAAGGCCTTTATCCCGGCGACTATCTGAAGACCGCCGGCGAAGCCCTGGCGAAGCAATATGCCCGCGAACTCTTGGACAAGAGCGAGAGCGAATGGCTGGAGCCGGTCAAACGCGCGGCGATCGACGCCATGATGGCGATGATCCGCGACGATCTTGCCGCTCTCGACATTCGCCATGAGGTGTTCTTCTCCGAGCGCTCGCTGCATGAGAAGATCAACGGCCTTTCAGAGATCGACAAGGAGATAAACGAGCTGCGCGCGCGCGGCCTCGTCTATGACGGCCGCCTGCCGCCGCCCAAGGGGCAATTGCCGGATGATTGGGAGGATCGCGAGCAGACCTTGTTCCGCTCCACCGATTTCGGCGACGACGTCGATCGCCCGCTGAAGAAATCCGACGGCTCCAATACGTATTTCGCGGCGGATATCGCCTATCACAAGTCGAAGATCGACCGCGGCTTCACGACGCTCGTCGACGTCTGGGGCGCCGATCACGGCGGCTATGTGAAGCGCATGACCGCCGCTGTCGCCGCGCTTTCGGACAATAAGGTCACGCTCGATGTGAAGCTCTGCCAGCTCGTGAAGCTGATGCGCAATGGCGAGCCGGTGAAAATGTCCAAGCGCGCCGGCGATTTCGTCACTTTGCGCGAGGTGGTGGACGAGGTGGGCGTCGACGCAGTACGCTTCATGATGCTCTATCGCAAGAATGACGCGCCGCTGGAATTCGATCTCGCCAAGGTCATCGAGCAGTCGAAGGACAATGCCGTCTTCTATGTGCAATACGCCCATGCGCGCGCGAAATCGGCGCTGCGTCAGGCGCTCGGCGCTTTTCCCGATCTCGATCTGACGCCGAAGGCGCTCGCCGCCGCGCCGCTCGATCTGCTGCAGGACGAAGGCGAGATCGCGCTCGCCAAGGCGATTGCGCAATATCCGAGGTTGATCGAATCGGCCGCCACGGCGCATGAGCCACACAGAATCGCCTTCTATCTCTACGATCTCGCCAGCGTCTTTCATTCGCATTGGAACAAAGGCAAAGATCGGCCACAATTACGCTTTGTTAATGCAGATGATAGAAATTCGACCTATGCGCGGATGGCGTTGGTCGTTTCTTTGACTTGCGTCCTGGCGTCGGGTTCGAGACTCCTAGGCGTGAGCGCCCCCGACGAGATGCGGTGA
- a CDS encoding tetratricopeptide repeat protein: MSFYRFIVRAALGAALCLAAVFLGNQVIARQACAAPGLPASQLVDACSRVLVVGGLEAWPYVNRSIAFLRLREFERALADAQRAVALGGGYEAYVGLGNVHASLGDFPSAIAAATKAIEIDPRSSVAFYNRASYRNLSGSQASAVADYGAAIAASANYDPHMHGASFNESVDIGQRGPVAADIKVDPRLGPARYNRSMIFFKLGEFARAIEDLDEVIKLNDRFSPALSLRGWAHLKKGNLDMAIGDFTELAKSTPAAGYLLRGHVFEKKGDWDRAIADYDRSAAIEATAEIFASRAKAYLKKHAFDQAIIDFGAALEREPNRFDARLDRGVALYRKGDFARAIEDFDKALEIDPKSADALYDRGLAHERLRRAGRAFADYSAALALDRSLTGAEEGMRRTRSRP; this comes from the coding sequence ATGTCCTTCTACAGATTCATTGTTCGCGCGGCCCTGGGAGCGGCGCTGTGTCTCGCCGCAGTCTTTCTCGGAAACCAAGTGATCGCACGTCAGGCTTGCGCGGCGCCTGGACTGCCGGCGTCGCAACTGGTCGATGCTTGCTCTCGCGTTCTTGTCGTCGGCGGCTTGGAAGCTTGGCCTTATGTCAACCGTAGCATCGCATTTTTGCGTCTGCGCGAATTCGAGCGGGCGCTCGCGGACGCGCAGCGCGCGGTGGCGCTCGGCGGCGGTTATGAAGCCTATGTCGGCCTCGGCAATGTCCATGCAAGTCTCGGAGACTTTCCTTCGGCGATAGCGGCGGCGACGAAAGCGATAGAAATCGATCCGAGGTCGAGCGTCGCTTTCTATAATCGTGCGAGCTACCGCAATTTGTCTGGGAGCCAGGCCTCGGCTGTCGCCGATTACGGCGCTGCAATCGCCGCGAGCGCGAACTACGACCCCCACATGCATGGGGCGTCATTCAACGAGTCGGTCGATATAGGTCAGCGTGGCCCCGTCGCTGCGGATATCAAGGTCGATCCACGGCTCGGGCCGGCCAGATACAATCGGAGCATGATTTTTTTCAAACTTGGAGAATTCGCGCGCGCGATCGAAGACCTCGATGAAGTGATCAAACTCAATGATCGATTTTCGCCGGCTCTTTCGTTGCGTGGCTGGGCCCACTTGAAAAAGGGGAATCTCGATATGGCGATCGGCGACTTCACCGAACTTGCCAAATCGACTCCCGCCGCAGGATATTTGTTGCGCGGTCATGTTTTCGAGAAAAAAGGCGACTGGGATCGTGCGATAGCCGATTACGACCGAAGCGCGGCGATCGAGGCGACCGCGGAAATCTTCGCATCGCGAGCGAAGGCCTATTTGAAAAAACACGCGTTTGATCAGGCAATTATCGACTTCGGCGCGGCGCTGGAGAGGGAGCCGAATCGCTTCGACGCTCGTCTCGACCGAGGCGTCGCTCTCTATCGAAAAGGCGATTTCGCGCGCGCGATCGAAGATTTCGACAAGGCTCTGGAAATCGACCCGAAAAGCGCCGACGCGCTATACGATCGAGGTTTGGCGCATGAGCGCCTGCGCCGAGCCGGGCGTGCGTTCGCCGACTACAGCGCGGCGCTAGCGCTCGATCGATCCTTGACCGGGGCCGAGGAGGGAATGCGTCGAACCCGTTCTCGACCTTGA